In a single window of the Terrirubrum flagellatum genome:
- a CDS encoding HAD family hydrolase, with protein MTQPTIVFDLDGTLADSARDLVATLNVVLAMDGLPPTRFEQARDLIGAGARPLIERGFALHGRTVAPARLDELYAAFLDHYHANIANETVLFEGVRTALDEFVADGWIMAVCTNKIEAHARTLLKALGVDTLFAAISGKDTFAWFKPDPRHLLSTIEAAGGSPNSAVMVGDSQTDIDTARAARIPCVAVSFGYTQIPVHDLGPDVVIDHFRDLWAATRPYAPRRLMA; from the coding sequence ATGACCCAACCGACCATTGTCTTCGACCTCGACGGCACGCTGGCGGATAGCGCGCGCGACCTCGTCGCCACGCTGAACGTCGTGCTCGCCATGGATGGGCTTCCGCCGACGCGGTTCGAGCAGGCGCGCGACCTGATCGGCGCCGGCGCCCGGCCGCTGATCGAGCGCGGCTTCGCGCTGCATGGCCGGACGGTCGCGCCGGCGCGGCTCGATGAGCTCTACGCAGCGTTCCTCGACCACTATCACGCCAACATCGCCAACGAGACCGTGCTGTTCGAAGGCGTGCGGACCGCGCTCGACGAATTCGTCGCCGATGGCTGGATCATGGCGGTTTGCACCAACAAGATCGAGGCGCATGCGCGGACGCTCTTGAAGGCGCTGGGCGTCGACACGCTCTTCGCCGCGATCTCGGGCAAGGACACCTTCGCCTGGTTCAAGCCCGATCCGCGCCATCTCCTGTCGACGATCGAGGCGGCCGGCGGCTCGCCGAATTCCGCGGTCATGGTCGGCGATTCCCAGACAGACATCGACACGGCGCGCGCGGCGCGCATCCCCTGCGTCGCGGTCAGCTTCGGCTACACCCAGATTCCCGTTCACGACCTCGGACCAGACGTCGTCATCGACCATTTCCGGGATCTGTGGGCCGCGACCAGACCTTACGCGCCGCGCCGTCTGATGGCTTGA
- a CDS encoding DUF6481 family protein, which yields MSYTDNGFTDRRNSAAEARKAQLEKFKASLNSEDPAVLARRAERQAIVEARKQREAEKEAARRAKAEKEAAEKAAAEAVRLAEMIAAEERRKAEEAAALAARPADSIRQAAMYAAMRAAGKGRR from the coding sequence ATGAGTTACACAGACAACGGATTCACAGACCGTCGCAATTCCGCCGCCGAGGCCAGGAAAGCGCAGCTAGAGAAATTCAAGGCCAGTCTCAACAGTGAGGATCCCGCGGTGCTCGCGCGCCGCGCGGAGCGGCAGGCGATTGTCGAGGCCCGCAAGCAGCGCGAGGCCGAAAAGGAAGCCGCGCGCCGCGCCAAGGCCGAGAAGGAAGCCGCGGAGAAGGCGGCCGCCGAGGCCGTGCGTCTCGCCGAAATGATCGCCGCCGAAGAGCGTCGCAAGGCCGAGGAGGCTGCAGCTTTGGCGGCCCGTCCTGCCGACAGCATCCGTCAGGCGGCCATGTACGCCGCGATGCGCGCGGCCGGAAAAGGCCGTCGCTGA
- a CDS encoding DEAD/DEAH box helicase: MTSSFAELGLAAPLARALDSAGFVTPTPIQAQAIPFLLQGRDLLGLAQTGTGKTAAFVLPILQALRSLGSKAEPRTARALILAPTRELAIQIHETIRTLAKGQHFSHAAIFGGVSINPQIATLQRGVDILVATPGRLVDLIKQKCVTLSATRYFVLDEADRMLDMGFIRDIKRILPLLPKERQSMLFSATMPQTIDEIAGGLLRDPARVEVRTEVVPVDRIVQHLVHLPQNAKREALLHLLSSADVTRAIVFARTKHGANRLTTYLDDFGCKVDVIHGNKSQGARQRALAGFKSGEIKILVATDIAARGIDVADVSHVVNAELPDEPEAYVHRIGRTARAGKEGVAITLCDSSERDKLRAVERLIKRPIPVMVIPGLDLKKPSGAGATSPAREEGESRRGGRDERGRGRGRPSGPSRRPEHDGDARRSHGDARQDSRPHGRNESRRDDRAANGDRMRSSEGRSHEARAHDARPHDARRSHESHKVRSAETRGRSDTRPAQAGPKWRDGDFREKRSGDAAPRRRGR, encoded by the coding sequence ATGACATCCTCGTTCGCGGAGCTCGGCCTCGCCGCTCCGCTCGCTCGCGCTCTTGATAGCGCGGGCTTTGTGACGCCGACGCCGATCCAGGCGCAGGCGATTCCCTTCCTGTTGCAGGGCCGCGACCTGCTCGGCCTCGCCCAGACCGGCACCGGCAAGACCGCAGCTTTCGTGTTGCCCATCCTGCAGGCGCTGCGGTCTCTTGGCTCAAAGGCCGAGCCCAGGACGGCGCGCGCGTTGATTCTCGCGCCGACGCGGGAACTCGCGATCCAGATCCACGAGACGATCCGCACGCTCGCCAAGGGCCAGCATTTCTCGCACGCCGCGATCTTCGGCGGCGTCAGCATCAATCCGCAGATTGCGACACTTCAGCGCGGCGTCGACATCCTTGTCGCGACGCCGGGCCGCCTCGTCGATCTCATCAAGCAGAAGTGCGTGACGCTTTCGGCGACGCGCTATTTCGTGCTCGATGAAGCCGATCGCATGCTCGACATGGGCTTCATCCGCGACATCAAGCGCATCCTGCCGCTGCTGCCGAAAGAGCGTCAGTCGATGCTCTTTTCCGCGACCATGCCGCAGACGATCGACGAGATCGCCGGCGGCCTCCTGCGCGATCCCGCGCGCGTCGAGGTCCGCACCGAGGTGGTGCCCGTCGATCGCATCGTCCAGCACCTCGTCCATCTTCCGCAGAATGCGAAGCGCGAAGCGCTGCTGCATCTGCTCTCATCCGCCGACGTGACGCGCGCGATCGTGTTCGCCCGCACGAAACATGGCGCGAACCGGCTGACCACCTATCTCGACGACTTCGGCTGCAAGGTCGACGTCATCCATGGCAACAAGAGCCAGGGCGCGCGCCAGCGCGCGCTGGCGGGATTCAAGTCCGGCGAGATCAAGATCCTTGTCGCGACCGACATCGCCGCGCGCGGCATCGACGTCGCCGACGTGTCGCATGTCGTGAACGCCGAACTGCCCGACGAGCCGGAAGCTTACGTCCATCGCATCGGCCGCACGGCGCGCGCCGGCAAGGAAGGCGTTGCGATCACGCTGTGCGACTCTTCGGAGCGCGACAAGCTGCGCGCCGTCGAGCGCCTGATCAAGCGTCCGATTCCGGTCATGGTCATCCCGGGCCTCGATCTCAAGAAGCCCTCTGGCGCAGGCGCAACCTCGCCCGCGCGCGAAGAAGGCGAGTCGCGTCGCGGCGGCCGCGATGAGCGCGGACGCGGGCGAGGACGCCCGTCGGGTCCGTCGCGTCGGCCCGAACACGATGGGGATGCGCGCCGGAGCCACGGCGATGCGCGCCAGGATTCGCGCCCGCATGGGCGCAATGAAAGCCGTCGCGATGATCGCGCGGCGAATGGCGATCGTATGCGTTCGTCCGAAGGGCGCTCTCACGAGGCGCGCGCTCATGACGCCCGCCCGCATGATGCGCGCCGCTCGCATGAGTCGCACAAGGTGAGGAGCGCGGAGACGCGCGGGCGTTCCGATACGCGACCGGCTCAAGCCGGCCCGAAATGGCGTGACGGCGATTTCCGTGAGAAACGCTCGGGCGACGCGGCTCCGCGTCGTCGCGGTCGCTGA
- a CDS encoding CsbD family protein — MGSTTDKIKGMANQAAGKAKEGVGKAIDDKQMQAEGAAQQMKGQGQEALGKAKDAVKDAANKATDTINRKL; from the coding sequence ATGGGAAGCACCACCGACAAGATCAAGGGCATGGCCAACCAAGCCGCCGGCAAGGCGAAGGAAGGCGTCGGCAAGGCGATCGACGACAAGCAGATGCAGGCCGAAGGCGCAGCCCAGCAGATGAAGGGCCAGGGCCAGGAGGCGCTTGGCAAAGCCAAGGACGCGGTGAAGGACGCCGCGAACAAGGCGACTGACACGATCAATCGCAAGCTCTGA
- a CDS encoding DUF2852 domain-containing protein — MSDFSSTANGYGPRFDHYAPRPDHFFGRAAWIALIVLAFIVFWPLGLALLIITLRRGPMSCGYGRHGAWNEDRRAHWERKMQRIQEKMARWGGPGGGFRSRGFAPTGNRAFDEYRDQMMQRLEDEAKEFQDFLSRLRAARDKQEFDQYMADRQRRNDAPPPGSQEPPQQPSPPTN, encoded by the coding sequence ATGTCTGACTTCTCGTCCACTGCGAACGGCTACGGCCCGCGGTTCGATCATTACGCTCCGCGACCGGATCACTTCTTCGGCAGGGCGGCGTGGATCGCGCTGATCGTCCTCGCCTTCATCGTGTTCTGGCCGCTCGGCCTTGCCCTGCTCATCATCACCCTAAGGAGAGGACCCATGTCATGCGGATACGGGCGCCATGGCGCCTGGAATGAAGACCGTCGCGCCCATTGGGAGCGCAAGATGCAGCGCATCCAGGAGAAAATGGCGCGCTGGGGCGGCCCCGGCGGCGGCTTCAGGTCGCGTGGCTTCGCGCCGACCGGCAATCGCGCCTTCGATGAATATCGCGACCAGATGATGCAGCGTCTGGAGGACGAGGCGAAGGAATTCCAGGATTTCCTGTCGCGTCTCCGCGCAGCCCGCGACAAGCAGGAATTCGATCAGTACATGGCCGATCGCCAGCGGCGGAATGACGCCCCTCCTCCGGGATCGCAGGAGCCGCCGCAGCAGCCTTCGCCGCCGACGAATTGA
- a CDS encoding TetR/AcrR family transcriptional regulator — protein sequence MRWREQTEKRGYHHGNLREALVAAALDLISSKGPAGFTFAEAARQAGVSAAAPYRHFRDRDTLIADVARRGFDLFAERLAGAWNEGKPSAFEALMRLCRAYLEFAGNEPAYYAAMFEAGLPLESHADCREASERAFNVLRSACDVIAAAIPQGSRPPPMMMALHVWSMSHGVASLFARGDAARRPLPMPPEQLLEAGVMIYLDGLGARRS from the coding sequence ATGCGATGGCGTGAGCAGACCGAGAAGCGCGGCTACCACCACGGCAACCTGCGCGAGGCGCTGGTCGCCGCCGCGCTCGACTTGATCTCCAGCAAGGGGCCTGCCGGCTTCACATTCGCGGAGGCGGCGCGTCAGGCCGGCGTCAGCGCCGCGGCGCCTTACCGTCACTTCCGCGATCGCGACACGTTGATCGCCGACGTGGCGCGGCGCGGCTTCGATCTCTTCGCCGAGCGCCTCGCCGGCGCCTGGAACGAGGGCAAGCCGTCCGCCTTCGAAGCGCTGATGAGGCTTTGCCGCGCCTATCTCGAATTCGCCGGCAATGAGCCGGCCTATTACGCCGCCATGTTCGAGGCCGGCCTGCCGCTCGAAAGCCACGCTGATTGCCGCGAGGCGTCGGAGCGCGCTTTCAACGTGCTGCGATCCGCATGCGATGTGATCGCCGCCGCAATTCCGCAGGGCTCACGGCCGCCGCCCATGATGATGGCGCTGCATGTCTGGTCGATGTCGCACGGCGTTGCGAGCCTGTTCGCCCGCGGCGACGCCGCCAGACGGCCCCTGCCGATGCCGCCGGAGCAACTGCTGGAGGCCGGCGTGATGATCTATCTCGACGGATTGGGCGCGCGCCGGTCGTAA
- a CDS encoding NAD-dependent succinate-semialdehyde dehydrogenase produces the protein MQLKDASLLKSQCYVDGAWIGEGVDPIDNPATGEILAKVPRFGADETTKAVEAAEKAFRLWSRKTAKERSIVLRKWFDLIMANQEDIAQIMTAEQGKPLSESRGEVAYAASFVEFYAEEAKRIYGETIPSPFPGSRIIVQKQAIGVCAAITPWNFPAAMITRKCSPGLAAGCAFVVKPAPDTPLTALALAELAERAGLPKGVLNIVTGDAAAIGGVMTSHPAVRFIGFTGSTPVGKLLMQQAASTVKKVGLELGGNAPFIVFDDADLDKAVEGAIIAKYRNMGQTCVCTNRLYVQEGIHDRFVEKFASEVIKMKVGNGAEVGVAQGPLINAKAVEKVERHVADAVANGAKLVVGGHRHALGRTFYEPTVLSGVTTKMLITREEVFGPVAAVYKFKEENEVVEMANATQYGLASYFYTRDLGRAFRVAEALEYGMVGINAPILGTEVAPFGGVKESGLGREGSKHGMDEFVEMKYMLLGGLDA, from the coding sequence ATGCAGCTCAAGGACGCCTCGCTTCTCAAATCGCAATGCTATGTCGATGGCGCCTGGATCGGCGAGGGCGTCGACCCCATCGACAATCCCGCCACGGGGGAGATTCTCGCAAAAGTCCCGCGCTTCGGCGCCGACGAGACCACGAAGGCGGTCGAAGCCGCGGAGAAGGCGTTCAGGCTCTGGTCGCGCAAGACCGCGAAGGAGCGCTCGATCGTCCTGCGCAAATGGTTCGATCTGATCATGGCGAACCAGGAAGACATCGCCCAGATCATGACGGCCGAGCAGGGCAAGCCGCTGTCGGAATCGCGCGGCGAAGTCGCCTACGCCGCCTCCTTCGTCGAATTCTACGCCGAGGAAGCCAAGCGCATCTATGGCGAGACGATCCCGTCGCCATTTCCCGGCTCGCGCATCATCGTGCAGAAGCAGGCGATCGGCGTTTGCGCCGCGATCACGCCGTGGAATTTTCCGGCCGCGATGATCACGCGCAAGTGCTCGCCGGGTCTCGCCGCCGGCTGCGCCTTCGTCGTCAAGCCTGCGCCGGATACGCCGCTGACCGCGCTCGCGCTCGCCGAACTCGCCGAGCGCGCCGGCCTGCCGAAGGGCGTGCTCAACATCGTCACCGGCGACGCCGCTGCGATCGGCGGCGTGATGACCTCGCATCCGGCCGTGCGTTTCATCGGCTTCACCGGCTCGACGCCGGTCGGCAAGCTGCTGATGCAGCAGGCCGCGTCGACGGTGAAGAAGGTCGGGCTCGAGCTCGGAGGCAACGCGCCCTTCATCGTCTTCGACGACGCCGATCTCGACAAGGCGGTCGAAGGCGCGATCATCGCGAAATATCGCAACATGGGTCAGACCTGCGTCTGCACGAACCGTCTCTATGTGCAGGAAGGAATCCATGATCGCTTCGTCGAGAAATTCGCGTCGGAAGTGATCAAGATGAAGGTCGGCAATGGCGCCGAGGTCGGCGTCGCGCAGGGGCCGCTGATCAACGCGAAGGCTGTCGAGAAGGTGGAGCGGCATGTCGCTGACGCGGTCGCGAACGGCGCGAAACTCGTCGTCGGCGGCCATCGCCATGCGCTCGGCCGCACCTTCTATGAACCTACGGTTCTCTCGGGCGTGACGACGAAGATGCTGATCACGCGCGAAGAGGTGTTTGGTCCCGTCGCCGCGGTCTACAAATTCAAGGAGGAGAACGAAGTCGTCGAGATGGCGAACGCGACGCAGTACGGCCTCGCGAGCTATTTCTACACCAGGGATCTCGGCCGCGCGTTTCGCGTCGCCGAAGCGCTCGAATATGGCATGGTTGGAATCAATGCGCCGATCCTCGGCACCGAGGTCGCGCCGTTCGGCGGCGTGAAGGAATCGGGCCTCGGCCGCGAAGGCTCGAAGCACGGCATGGATGAATTCGTCGAGATGAAATATATGCTGCTCGGCGGCCTCGACGCCTGA
- a CDS encoding VOC family protein: MTESFFTLHHNSIYVADVDRSAEFYARVLGLTEIPNRVGRSHIRWFDLDGLRSIHLIGGEQVARERQFSTHFALATKRFDEFLARLAEHGVVHIDLARKPGGVHVRADGVRQTYFQDPDGHWIEINDAVSGP, from the coding sequence ATGACCGAGAGCTTTTTCACGCTTCACCACAATTCGATCTACGTCGCGGACGTCGATCGCAGCGCCGAATTCTATGCGCGCGTGCTCGGCCTGACCGAGATTCCGAACCGCGTTGGCCGATCGCACATCCGCTGGTTCGATCTCGACGGGCTGCGCTCGATCCATCTGATCGGCGGCGAACAGGTTGCGCGCGAGCGCCAGTTCTCGACGCATTTCGCGCTGGCGACGAAGCGCTTCGATGAGTTTCTCGCGCGACTCGCCGAGCATGGCGTCGTCCATATCGATCTCGCGCGAAAGCCCGGCGGCGTGCATGTCCGCGCCGATGGCGTCCGACAGACCTATTTTCAGGACCCGGACGGCCACTGGATCGAAATCAACGACGCCGTCTCCGGCCCCTGA
- a CDS encoding alpha/beta hydrolase: MGAAGDFARQRDRICKPALLLRAVAIFACLAAAGCISRPDSGALAIVNAAPEASTADVFVATTRARAADGEAFTSMRAPGLNFGRYKISIPPNHTPAAIEWPSATPADAKTSFAAIDRSNFDEKSFLAAVDRAAAAKGGQAMIFVHGYNTGFAEALFRVAQLDHDRGVSVVSVLFAWPSKGELTGYVADRDSAAYSRDYLEKLLGDVERLPHVRSVTLAAHSLGSWLAIEALRQSRIRGRQLPKLNDVILAAADIDVELFQTQLAAIGKLHHPITLLTAQDDGALAFSRRIGGNVDRVGLAAINEPRVAEAVKKFGVRLIDVTSAPAQSSVNHDRYVSSVPVLAKLLMGGAGEGGPPPGDLAPGIYVLDVTSKSLENK; this comes from the coding sequence ATGGGCGCCGCAGGAGATTTCGCGCGACAGCGCGATCGAATTTGCAAGCCGGCTTTGTTGTTGCGGGCCGTGGCGATATTCGCGTGTCTCGCCGCCGCCGGCTGTATCTCGCGGCCAGACAGCGGCGCGCTGGCGATCGTGAACGCGGCGCCTGAAGCTTCGACCGCCGACGTGTTCGTGGCGACGACGCGGGCGCGCGCGGCCGACGGCGAGGCTTTCACGTCGATGCGCGCGCCCGGCCTCAATTTCGGCCGCTACAAGATATCGATCCCGCCGAACCACACGCCGGCCGCGATCGAATGGCCGTCAGCGACGCCGGCCGATGCGAAAACGTCTTTCGCTGCGATCGACCGCTCGAATTTCGACGAGAAGAGTTTCCTTGCCGCGGTGGATCGGGCGGCGGCGGCGAAAGGCGGCCAGGCGATGATTTTCGTCCATGGCTACAATACGGGATTTGCGGAGGCGCTGTTTCGCGTGGCGCAGCTTGACCATGATCGCGGCGTGTCAGTCGTCTCGGTGCTGTTCGCCTGGCCGTCGAAAGGCGAGCTCACAGGCTATGTCGCGGATCGCGACAGCGCCGCCTATTCCCGCGACTATCTCGAGAAACTGCTCGGCGATGTCGAACGCCTGCCGCATGTGCGCAGCGTGACGCTGGCCGCTCACAGTCTCGGAAGCTGGCTTGCCATCGAGGCGCTGCGCCAGAGCCGCATTCGCGGCCGGCAACTGCCCAAGCTTAACGACGTGATCCTCGCGGCCGCCGATATCGACGTCGAACTGTTCCAGACGCAACTCGCGGCGATCGGCAAGCTCCACCATCCCATCACGCTGCTGACGGCGCAGGACGATGGAGCGCTCGCTTTCTCCAGGCGCATTGGCGGCAATGTCGACAGGGTCGGGCTTGCCGCGATCAACGAGCCGCGCGTCGCCGAAGCGGTGAAGAAATTCGGCGTGCGTCTGATCGACGTGACGTCGGCGCCTGCGCAGAGCAGCGTCAACCACGACCGCTATGTTTCGTCGGTTCCCGTGCTGGCGAAATTGCTGATGGGAGGCGCAGGCGAGGGCGGCCCGCCGCCGGGCGATCTCGCGCCCGGCATCTATGTGCTCGACGTCACCAGCAAATCGCTGGAGAACAAATAG
- a CDS encoding amino acid ABC transporter substrate-binding protein, which produces MRITSTRRKLFALATLAGAALSFTAPTKAGMLDIIKQRGQLVCGVHLGLPGFGYADDKGVWRGLDIDYCRAISAAIFNDPTKIIFKPTAPKDRFIVVQAGEVDILARNATYTLSRDTSLGMNWPAINFFDGQGFIVRKSLNLKSAKELNGASVCVAQGTTTEMNLADFARSNGIKIETIAYATNEEGVKAFESGRCDSFTTDTSGLAAERLKFAKPDDFVVLPDVISKEPLGPAVRHGDEQWTDIVRWVHYAMLNAEEYGVTQANVDEMLKSTNPEIRRLLGVEGKFGEGMGLTNDWAYRIIKHVGNYGEAFERNVGPASPLKIQRGMNALYTKGGLQYAYPIR; this is translated from the coding sequence ATGCGCATTACATCGACAAGACGAAAATTGTTCGCGCTCGCTACGCTCGCAGGCGCGGCGTTGTCATTCACAGCGCCCACGAAAGCCGGCATGCTCGACATCATCAAGCAGCGCGGCCAGCTCGTCTGCGGCGTGCATCTCGGCCTGCCCGGCTTCGGCTACGCCGACGACAAGGGCGTCTGGCGCGGCCTCGACATCGATTATTGCCGCGCCATCTCGGCCGCGATCTTCAATGATCCCACCAAGATCATCTTCAAGCCGACGGCGCCGAAGGATCGCTTCATCGTCGTGCAGGCTGGCGAGGTCGACATCCTCGCGCGCAACGCCACCTACACCCTGTCGCGCGACACTTCGCTTGGCATGAACTGGCCGGCGATCAACTTCTTCGACGGCCAGGGCTTCATAGTGCGCAAGTCGCTCAACCTGAAGAGCGCGAAGGAGCTGAATGGCGCGTCCGTCTGCGTCGCGCAGGGCACCACGACGGAAATGAATCTCGCCGATTTCGCCCGCTCGAACGGCATCAAGATCGAGACTATCGCCTACGCCACCAACGAGGAAGGCGTGAAGGCGTTCGAGTCAGGCCGCTGCGACTCCTTCACGACAGACACGTCAGGCCTCGCCGCCGAGCGGCTGAAATTCGCCAAGCCCGACGATTTCGTCGTGCTGCCCGATGTGATCTCGAAGGAGCCGCTGGGGCCGGCCGTGCGCCATGGCGACGAGCAATGGACCGACATCGTGCGCTGGGTTCACTACGCCATGCTCAACGCCGAGGAATATGGCGTGACGCAGGCCAATGTCGACGAAATGCTGAAATCGACCAACCCGGAAATCCGCCGCCTGCTTGGCGTCGAAGGCAAGTTCGGCGAAGGCATGGGGCTGACCAACGATTGGGCCTATCGCATCATCAAGCATGTCGGCAATTACGGCGAAGCGTTCGAGCGCAATGTCGGGCCGGCTTCGCCATTGAAGATCCAGCGCGGCATGAACGCGCTCTACACCAAGGGCGGCCTGCAATACGCCTATCCGATCCGCTGA
- a CDS encoding aspartate aminotransferase family protein produces the protein MTHLLHRTIGRPYPVAATASGLTITDRDGKTYIDGSGGAAVSCLGHGHPDVLAAMRRQIDSLDYAHTGFFTTEVAEELADHLVAHAPKGMTHVYLVSGGSEAIETSLKLARQYFVEKGEKARKHFIARRQSYHGNTLGALAVGGNAWRREQFAPLLIPTHHVSPCYEYRDRAADETPEQYGERLAQELEAKITELGPETVIAFVAETIVGATAGAVTPVPGYFRRVREVCDRHGVLLILDEVMCGMGRTGTLHACEQEGVSPDLMTIAKGLGGGFAPIGGVLIGEKIFRAFEQGSKMFQHGHTYLAHPLSCAAALAVQQVIQRDRLLDNVVAMGARLRQRLNERFGNHHHVGDIRGRGLFMGVEFVADRSTKAPFDPARKLDARVKDEAMARGLMVYPMGGTSDGVRGDHVLVAPPFITDAATIDTIVERLGDAVDAAIAA, from the coding sequence ATGACCCATCTTCTTCATCGCACGATCGGACGCCCCTACCCCGTCGCCGCGACCGCGAGCGGCCTCACGATCACCGATCGCGACGGAAAAACCTATATCGACGGCTCCGGCGGCGCGGCCGTCTCCTGTCTCGGCCATGGCCATCCCGACGTGCTCGCGGCGATGCGTCGCCAGATCGACAGCCTCGACTACGCCCACACCGGCTTCTTCACGACCGAAGTCGCGGAAGAGCTCGCCGATCATCTCGTCGCGCATGCGCCAAAGGGCATGACTCATGTCTATCTCGTGTCAGGAGGATCGGAGGCGATCGAAACGTCGCTGAAGCTTGCGCGGCAATATTTCGTCGAGAAGGGCGAGAAAGCGCGCAAACATTTCATCGCGCGGCGCCAGAGCTATCACGGCAACACGCTCGGCGCGCTCGCCGTCGGCGGCAACGCGTGGCGGCGCGAGCAGTTCGCGCCGCTGCTCATTCCAACGCACCATGTCTCGCCCTGTTACGAATATCGCGACCGCGCTGCAGACGAGACGCCGGAGCAATATGGCGAGCGGCTGGCGCAGGAGCTCGAAGCGAAGATCACGGAGCTCGGCCCCGAGACAGTGATCGCCTTCGTCGCGGAAACTATCGTCGGCGCGACGGCAGGCGCCGTGACGCCGGTTCCTGGTTATTTCCGGCGCGTGCGCGAGGTCTGCGACCGCCATGGCGTGCTGCTGATCCTTGACGAGGTCATGTGCGGCATGGGCCGCACGGGAACGCTGCACGCGTGCGAGCAGGAAGGCGTGTCGCCCGATTTGATGACGATCGCGAAGGGCCTTGGCGGCGGCTTCGCGCCGATCGGCGGCGTGCTGATCGGCGAGAAGATATTCCGCGCCTTCGAGCAGGGCTCGAAGATGTTCCAGCATGGGCACACCTATCTCGCACACCCCCTCTCCTGCGCCGCCGCGCTCGCGGTGCAGCAGGTGATCCAGCGCGACAGGTTGCTCGACAACGTCGTCGCCATGGGCGCGCGGCTGCGGCAGCGCCTCAACGAGCGCTTCGGCAATCATCACCATGTCGGCGACATCAGGGGCCGCGGCCTCTTCATGGGCGTCGAATTCGTCGCCGACCGCAGCACGAAGGCGCCGTTCGATCCCGCGCGGAAGCTCGACGCGCGCGTCAAGGACGAGGCGATGGCGCGTGGCCTCATGGTCTATCCCATGGGCGGAACGAGCGATGGCGTCAGGGGCGATCATGTGCTCGTCGCGCCGCCCTTCATCACCGACGCCGCCACGATCGACACGATTGTCGAACGGCTTGGCGACGCGGTCGATGCGGCGATAGCCGCGTAA
- a CDS encoding LysR substrate-binding domain-containing protein, with amino-acid sequence MDVRWMQDFLAVAESGNFTAAAASRNVSQAAFSRRIQSLEHWVGATLIDRSVFPTRLTPEGERFREHAAEIVRQIVDARADLQGELTSRRDHIRVALPHALATGHFATWWSAWDAGKRLSCQAIPSNVHDAVTSFVAGAADLLICYHTASQPIDLNPDQYERAPLGAEALRPCAAMKLASRMRNIWPGSAEQALPLLMYSRGTYLGRMVDLLIDNANRPLRGQRMFESDMSDTLCRMAIAGHGVAWLPDCIAEPEIEAGRLGVVADDPWNLTLHIVAYRDRSRASPAVDRLWSRITRAPAASAETRKGKSG; translated from the coding sequence ATGGACGTCCGCTGGATGCAGGATTTTCTGGCGGTCGCCGAGAGCGGCAATTTCACCGCCGCCGCCGCCAGCCGCAACGTGTCGCAGGCGGCGTTCAGCCGCCGCATCCAGTCGCTCGAACATTGGGTCGGCGCGACCTTGATCGATCGCAGCGTGTTTCCGACGCGCCTTACTCCCGAGGGCGAACGCTTTCGCGAACACGCGGCCGAGATCGTGCGACAGATCGTCGATGCGCGCGCCGATCTCCAGGGCGAGTTGACGAGCCGGCGCGATCACATCCGCGTGGCGTTGCCGCACGCGCTCGCCACCGGACATTTCGCGACATGGTGGTCGGCCTGGGACGCGGGAAAACGCCTCTCCTGTCAGGCCATCCCCAGCAATGTGCATGACGCGGTGACCTCTTTCGTCGCCGGCGCCGCCGATCTCCTCATCTGCTATCACACGGCGTCGCAGCCGATCGATCTCAATCCCGATCAGTATGAGCGCGCGCCGCTCGGCGCCGAAGCATTGAGGCCCTGCGCCGCCATGAAGCTCGCATCGCGCATGCGCAACATCTGGCCGGGCTCGGCCGAACAGGCGCTGCCGCTGCTGATGTATTCGCGCGGCACCTATCTCGGCCGCATGGTCGATCTGCTCATCGACAACGCCAACCGGCCGTTGCGCGGCCAGCGCATGTTCGAAAGCGACATGTCCGACACGCTCTGCCGCATGGCGATTGCGGGCCATGGCGTCGCCTGGCTGCCCGATTGCATCGCTGAGCCGGAAATCGAGGCGGGGCGTCTTGGCGTCGTCGCCGACGATCCCTGGAATTTGACCCTGCACATCGTCGCCTATCGCGATCGTTCGCGCGCCAGTCCGGCCGTCGACCGGCTCTGGAGTCGCATCACGCGCGCGCCAGCCGCGAGCGCCGAGACAAGGAAAGGAAAAAGCGGATGA